One genomic window of Micrococcus flavus includes the following:
- a CDS encoding cold-shock protein has protein sequence MAVGTVKWFNAEKGFGFIAPEDGSADVFVHFSAITGSGFKELQENDRVEFETQQGPKGLQAADVTKI, from the coding sequence ATGGCTGTCGGTACCGTCAAGTGGTTCAACGCTGAGAAGGGCTTCGGCTTCATCGCCCCGGAGGACGGCTCCGCTGACGTCTTCGTGCACTTCTCCGCCATCACCGGCTCGGGCTTCAAGGAGCTCCAGGAGAACGACCGCGTGGAGTTCGAGACCCAGCAGGGCCCCAAGGGCCTGCAGGCCGCGGACGTCACCAAGATCTGA
- a CDS encoding flavin reductase family protein: MTATLTRIPGAVWNTDVSKDSLRSGLAVFPTGVVAVSGHVDGHPEVMVSSSFGVGISWEPALVSFSAQNTSRTWPRLRRAETIGISLLAEDQAHLCRQLASRDGDRFAGVDVHASPAGAPLLEGSSLWLETRLHAEVPAGDHTVVLLEVTGFADHTDDFPPATLHRNLFHGLRGL, from the coding sequence ATGACCGCCACCCTGACCCGCATCCCCGGCGCCGTGTGGAACACCGACGTCTCCAAGGACTCCCTGCGCTCCGGCCTCGCCGTCTTCCCCACGGGCGTCGTGGCCGTGAGCGGCCACGTGGACGGGCACCCGGAGGTGATGGTGTCCTCCTCCTTCGGCGTCGGCATCTCGTGGGAGCCCGCCCTCGTCTCCTTCTCCGCGCAGAACACGTCCCGCACATGGCCGCGTCTGCGCCGCGCGGAGACCATCGGCATCTCCCTGCTGGCCGAGGACCAGGCCCACCTGTGCCGGCAGCTCGCCTCCCGCGACGGCGACCGATTCGCCGGCGTGGACGTCCACGCCTCCCCCGCGGGCGCCCCGCTGCTGGAGGGCTCCTCCCTGTGGCTCGAGACCCGTCTCCACGCGGAGGTCCCCGCGGGCGACCACACCGTGGTGCTCCTCGAGGTCACCGGGTTCGCCGACCACACGGACGACTTCCCGCCGGCCACGCTCCACCGGAACCTCTTCCACGGCCTGCGAGGGCTCTGA